Proteins from a single region of Dasypus novemcinctus isolate mDasNov1 chromosome 16, mDasNov1.1.hap2, whole genome shotgun sequence:
- the LOC101430519 gene encoding zinc finger protein 596-like: protein MEVALCEKGYQVCKSDVLSPLAQGEEVWRKAIGLPQNQSPGRKRAFKNQEMIEMIFTQAFSQSSYLLEHEKGHTREKPYECHLCGKGFRQSSHLRIHQRTHTGEKPYECNICGKAFSQMSNLQTHERGYTGEKPHECHLCRKTFSRHSHLQ, encoded by the exons GATATCAGGTCTGCAAATCAGATGTGCTTTCCCCATTGGCTCAAGGAGAAGAAGTGTGGAGAAAAGCTATAGGACTTCCCCAAAACCAGAGTCCAG GCAGGAAAAGagcatttaaaaatcaagaaatgatagaaatgatattcaCTCAAGCCTTCAGTCAAAGTTCTTATCTGCTAGAGCATGAGAAAGGTCACActagagagaaaccctatgagtgTCATCTGTGTGGCAAAGGTTTCCGTCAATCTTCTCATCTTCGAATACATCAAAGAAcgcacactggagagaaaccgtATGAATGCAAtatttgtgggaaagccttcagtcaaaTGTCTAATCTTCAAACACATGAGAGAGGttacactggagagaaacctcatgaatgtcatctatgcaGAAAAACTTTCAGTCGACATTCCCATCTCCAATGA